In Lolium rigidum isolate FL_2022 chromosome 3, APGP_CSIRO_Lrig_0.1, whole genome shotgun sequence, the genomic window GGAAGGTTCGGCCGCCGACGCAGACCGCCGCGGCCGTGCTGGCGATTTACCCGTGGGCTCGGGAGTGGAGGTTGACGAAGCGGCCCCTGGAGGCGTTAATGCTGAAACTCCCGCGGGCGCGGATGGTGCGGTTTCGGAGGGGCCGGAGGTTGCGGAAGCTGGAAGCTCTTCTCCGCGAGTCTGGGATTCAGAAATGGGGGCGAAAGGAGTTGTTCCTGGAGGTGGAGTCGATGAGAAGCTGGCGATAGACTCCGTCCAAGTCAAGAACCCGAGCAAAGATGATGTCGGATTGACAGGAGATGCATGGTCAAATCTAGGCAATGCTTCTGCTTCCAATGGGGCAGCAGCATCGTTGGAGAAATTGGATGGAGCAAAGCCTGCCCAAGCCGTCAATTTATCCACGCAAGATTCAGGTGCCGGAGTGGGAACAGAAGGCGAATTCCTGCACCGCGGCCATGTGGAAGAGAAGGGCGATTCCTCTGTACAAGGGGCTTATGCTTCGCAACAAGCAGGGAAGTGGAAAGCTTCAAACCATTCAGCTGCAGAGAACAGCTCAGGAGAAGGTCCAGCCAATACGAATAAGCAAGATGTTGATATGATTCAGCAAGCGGCTCGGAGAAAAACTGATTTGGCGAGAAGCGACGCGGTACCGTGCGATGTTTATGATGGGAGGTGGGTATTCGATGAGAGCTATCCACTTTACACAAGCAATTCGTGCCCCTTCGTCGATGAAGGATTTAGCTGTGAGGCGAATGGAAGAACGGAACAGAAGTACACTAAGTGGAGGTGGCAGCCAGCGCATTGCGATATCCCTAGGTATGGCATTAGTACATTTGCCTAGTTTCATAGTTGCTACAAGTTCGAAATTTGCTAACTTTGGCCTGGTACGCAAATTCAGATTTGATGCTAGGAAACTGCTTGAGATGCTGCGTGGAAAGCGGCTAGTGTTTGCAGGGGATTCCCTAAATAGGAATCAGTGGGAGTCCATGATGTGCTTGCTGAGTCAGGCAGTCTCAGATTCTTCAAGGATTCGTGAAGCTCGTGGGCGCAGGATTACTAAGCAGAAAGGGGATTACAACTTCAAGTTCCTGGTTCGTATGATCTGGATCTTACGTGGAACTAGTCCATTCACTGTCTAAGGTGCTGTGCAGGAGTCATATTAGCATGGCTATCTGCATCATTTCGATGCAGTGGCAAGGGGTTTCAACCGCcttttagaaaagaaaaaaaacagagtcATATTAGCATGGTTTCTGCAGGACTACAATTGCAGTGTGGAGTACCATGTCACACATTTCTTGGTACATGAAGGCAAGTCAAGAATCGGTCAAAAACGTACAAGGACACTGCGGATTGATACCATTGACCGGAGCTCGTCAAGTTGGAGAGGGGCCGATGTGCTTGTGTTTAACACTGCTCATTGGTGGTCTCATCACAAAACAAAAGCTGGGTGAGTGCTCTGATCAACATAAAAATGTTTACATAATTGTTCTGCGCATATGTGCATGACATTTCACAGGCAATTTACCTAGTTACGGGTGTTTCGCTTTCAATAAGCTGGCGCTGTGTATGTTTTTGAGACAGTGTACAAGAGTACCAACATAATGATGGCATCTCACTGCTGCATATGCTTGCAGAGTAAATTATTATCAAGAAGGGGATACAGTACATCCCCACCTTGATGTATCCACGGCTTTCCACCGAGCACTCACCACATGGGCGTCATGGGTCAACCGTTACGTCAATCCACAAAAAACTCAAGTGTTTTTCCGAAGCTCTGCTCCATCGCATTTCAGGTTTGTTCCCTATAATTCGAGCTTTTCGATCACAATACCAGCAACTTTAGTTGGCTGCAATCTCCCGCAGGCGACCATGCCCAGCTAAACACTTAACCACTGGTTTCAGCGGCGGGGAGTGGAACTCCGGGGGGCACTGCAGAGAGAGCACAATGCCTCTTAACGACACCCGTGCAAGGGCGGTTCCTGAGATAAATGCCATTTTGGAACAAGTGGCGAAGCAAATGAGGACTCCTGTAACAATTTTGAACATTACCAATCTATCTGGGTTGAGGATAGATGGCCACCCATCTGTGTATGGGAGAAAAGCAGGAGAGTTGACAGCATCGAGCACCCAGGATTGCAGCCACTGGTGCCTTCCTGGAGTGCCGGATACATGGAACGAGTTATTGTTATACCATTTAGCATCCTCGCACGAAAACAATATTGCAAGTTAATGACAGAATATTTGTCCCTTCCTTTTTTTATTAGGATGGGACCTTACATTTCCGCCTGTAAATGTATCTTCGTTATGTGCTCAATTGTGAAATTGTCCGCATCTCTTCCCATAATAACAAATTTCATCTTTCCTAGAAGAACAGACTATAATCTTTTGTGAATATCAATTGTTATGTTAGTCCACCTCAATCTCAACTAGACCTCCAGCTATAGATTAGAGTACCCTTTACCCTCTTTAAtgcaaaaaaaaactataaagCATAATGATGTTATCATTTAGATTTCCTTTGTTTTTTAAAGGGATTCGGACTACAGCCTGTTGGTTGGGTTAGTTAGTGTACAAATTCCATATTCCTATGGTAGGCTTATTTTTAAGTCATTTGGCGTGATCTTGGGTTTATTTGCTAAGGAGTGCATTCTTTTTATCATGCCAACAAATGGTCTCCTACTCCCATTGCATAATGGACTGCAGCGGGAACTGTATAAATTGTTGTGAATTTTCAGCAGATTGTATAGTCCGCCCCTCCAGCAAATTACGTCTACAGAAGGGATTCGAACTCGGGTGGACTGCCTGCGCAATCGCAAGCCTTCCACTGAGCTAGCACTCAGTTCTTTGAGCCAGCGAATTACCACTACAGCAGATTGTATTATCTGAGCTGCTCTTCAACTATCGAGCAATTTGAACTGTCTGAGGGAATCAAATTAACAGTTACCCTTCGATTTCAAACAACCAAAAAGAGTTAGCATGGTAATTTCTATGTGAGAAATCAAAATCACCTATTGCAAGAGATAGTCATGAAATTAGACGAAATAAGAAAACAAAAACCATCACGGTCAAACGAGCTCGGTGATCTGACCTTAATGAATGACCCCAACGTGCAACATCAGACTTTCCAAGCAAAATCTGAATTATGACACGATATTGCATAATGATTCAAGTGGACAGAACAACAGGAGTAGGTTCTCAGTTCTCACCCTCTGCTGTTGTTTTAGAATGGAGATTGTGTGATGTTTTGATAAACTAATAAACACCATATATCTGAAAAGAAaacctagttttttttttgtatgatAGGCAgttaacaaaaaaataaaatatttcctTTTACCCTATTACACCATTATCTCGACTTCAAGGAGACCTAATCTTTCAAGTACTGATTAGAGCATCACTCGCGCCCCTCATACAACCTTCAGCACCAATACCAGATTGGCCATATGGGGGGCGCATACACATGTTGCCACGGGGGCGCCTCTTCCAAGCCACGCCCCCGGCACTCTCAGTTGAATTTTACTGCATATGTTAAAGCATTTCACTACATATTTGGAGCATTTTATTACATATGGGGAACATTTTAATACTATGTGGACTTGTGGAGCAACAGCGTTGTGCGATGTTCTTTAATCCCATTGTTCTGTATATATAGATTTGTGCTTTTGTTGCTCAAATGGGTTCATGATGTATACTTCTGGATCCAGCAAACGTTTGTTTCCAGAAAGCTTTTGGATGTAGGCTTCCATGATGCAATTTTAAATTATTTATTTTAAGGTGTATTATCAACACAATGTGCTCTTTTGCTTCTATTCAATGTGTTTGCTGTTCAGAGGTTGTTGAATTGGCTTTGCAGAAGAATGCTTTATATTCTTCTAAAAAAGGTTTAATGCTTTCTTTCAAACTCCAAGACAAGGTGTGCACATGGAGTCTAATTAAGTTGAGTAGTCTTCTTGGTTTATGCTGCAGATCATATTTTGATTAGTGTTGCATATGCCTGTTCGTTCTAAATTTTGTAATGATATATGAAATAAAATTAAAGTACTTGCACTTATATAATCATGGTGATAGTGCTACACCAGGAGGACTTCCTCTATTATTTTCGGTTTGTATACTTGCTAGAGCTGCTTATAATCTGAATTGTTGCACAAATTACTTCAGGGACATTGTTAAGCTAATCCCTAAAATTACAGAGACGAGCTAAAACACTAAATATGGCTGGTGATGAGTATGCATCTGCCATATTTTAATATAGTGAACAGTGCCTGGTAGTCACTTCCGATTGTAGTTTTCAGACATAGCTGACAGATTGTAGGTTTAAAATTTAGCTAAAAAAACAATTTCTCTGTGCAATTTGTCCACTGGAATTGTTTCTTCCCTTTTGGGGGATATCATCTGCTGCTTATTTGGAATgcattctcttttgtttttaaTTTATGGTAAAACCGCTCTGGCAAGTTAGCAGAGATCAAATTGGACAAGACTGGACCAATCTCGGGAGTTGATATTGAACTTACTTGCTAAAAAGATCCCACGTATGCCAGATACATGCTCCGGAAAGAAATTTTCGTTGCTTTTATTTTCTCCATGTTGCACCATCTGAGGTAGGTTTCACATTGACTCACTATTAGTACCTGAATATTGCCGTTTGAATAAGTAATTCAATTTAGTCTAAAAGGTCCACTCCTTACAATTGATGCCTGTAACTTGCAGGATACTCAGAAATATAAATTGTCTGATGCTAGATAAGTTCATTACCTCAATTAGTCAAGTTGTATTGAGGTCAAAGGAATTAATGATGCAGAAGAGTATATTTAGCAACAAGGCCATGGACATAGTTGGAATCAATAAGCAAGAACAGGTCTGTGTCTTATTATACTAAAGCTATTGAGGATACCAAAATTGATTTATTTCATAGGAAGCTATATTCAGGGCTGTAGCATCTGtactttatattgtaaatatattttttctCTACCGAATATAAGTTGATTCATCTGTGATTAAGGATGATACCTGCAGGTTTCACCTTAACACTTCGGTAGAGCTATTGGAGTGAGTACATTATCTCCTTTCAAAGGACATTTTGTACCTTTATTTTCTACATACATTTTCTGTGTGACCACCAATCAAAATGCTGACCGCTAGGTGGTTGCAATAATTTTGCTAAGACGTTTATTGCAGGGGTAATAGTTACCCCTGAAGAAATTATTACTAGAATCCATGATCCCGAGTCTGCACTTGCTAGCAGAGATGCATTAGCGAAAACAGTATACTCCCGGTTGTTTCATTGGTGTTGATTCCCTGGCACAACACTCCAATTAGGTTTGTATG contains:
- the LOC124698082 gene encoding protein trichome birefringence-like 6 is translated as MERQRSGSSPGHLASPKSLLLLSFVSSSLLFSFLFSIFALRFGRPLHLPFAAPVGANGSAPAPGGGGAGVEVEEEAFVGGGGSGGLGEGSAADADRRGRAGDLPVGSGVEVDEAAPGGVNAETPAGADGAVSEGPEVAEAGSSSPRVWDSEMGAKGVVPGGGVDEKLAIDSVQVKNPSKDDVGLTGDAWSNLGNASASNGAAASLEKLDGAKPAQAVNLSTQDSGAGVGTEGEFLHRGHVEEKGDSSVQGAYASQQAGKWKASNHSAAENSSGEGPANTNKQDVDMIQQAARRKTDLARSDAVPCDVYDGRWVFDESYPLYTSNSCPFVDEGFSCEANGRTEQKYTKWRWQPAHCDIPRFDARKLLEMLRGKRLVFAGDSLNRNQWESMMCLLSQAVSDSSRIREARGRRITKQKGDYNFKFLDYNCSVEYHVTHFLVHEGKSRIGQKRTRTLRIDTIDRSSSSWRGADVLVFNTAHWWSHHKTKAGVNYYQEGDTVHPHLDVSTAFHRALTTWASWVNRYVNPQKTQVFFRSSAPSHFSGGEWNSGGHCRESTMPLNDTRARAVPEINAILEQVAKQMRTPVTILNITNLSGLRIDGHPSVYGRKAGELTASSTQDCSHWCLPGVPDTWNELLLYHLASSHENNIAS